Genomic segment of Drosophila ananassae strain 14024-0371.13 chromosome 2L, ASM1763931v2, whole genome shotgun sequence:
AGGGCGTGGCTACTCCCCGCCCGAATCGCGGCAGGTAGAGGCCGAACTTGGACTCGACTCCGGCCAGAAGAGGAACTGCCGCCCTGTAGCCGCCGATGTGATCGACCTTCTCGGTGCTGACCTTCTCGGCCGCCGTCTCCAGCGGTGTGGTGATCTTGTGACCCTCCGAGCCCTTCGGCTGAGTGCCGCCAAAGTCCACGTAGAAGAGTCGCTGCAGCAGCTCATAGGTCACCAGGGTCACACCAAACTGAGGCGATGAGCGGAAGACACGGGCTGAAAAGCgcatataatttattaaaatcggATTGGAAGACTATATGATCTGGCAGCTTACCGGCTGTGCCCTTCCAGAAGGCGCGTGGTCCCTCCTCTGCCATGATCTTCTTGGTGGCATCCCAGACGCCCGTATACGTTGTTTGGCCGCTACGGGCCACCACCTGGAGGCGGGTCTTAATGACGTCGGCGGGTGTGACGAGCGAGGCGGCCGGAACACCAGCAATGGCACCGGCAGCCAGCAGAGTCAGTGGGTGATTGTACCCATCCTTGTCGGCCATCATGGCCTTGGTGTGAGCATAGGTAGGGAAGTAGATGGCCGAGAACGGCACATCGCGCAGCAGACAGGCTCTGGCTCCCTTGTAGAGACCGAAGAGTCCCAGCTCCCGCACCACAGACCAGGCGCGAATCTTCGATCCACTGGCGATCTCACCCGCCACCTGCAGGCGAATCTTGACGATCTCCAGGGGATTGGTGAACACCACCTGGGATGCACCGGCACAACCGCCGGCCAGTACCTCCGCCCATGTGGGAATGTTGCCCTTCTTATCGGTCAGCTTGTCTCTGACCAAATCGTTAACCGTCAGCTTGATGGCCTTTTCCGGTGCCACGCCCATCAGCTGGGGCAGCAGGCCTCTGTACAGGCCCATAAAGCCCTCGTGACGGATTACCTAAAGGCGATAcaggaaataattattatttaaatttatttaatcagCGGTGATAAGCAAAATAGTTTGATAAGAACCGGAGTTGATAGTGCATATTAGAATTGCATAACAAATTTGAAAACGATAAGGTAATAACTAGCttaacaaatataataataaatttccaaaaataCTCATTGAAATTAAAAGTTATTCCGAAGTTGCGTAATAATATATGAAATGATAAGATAGTCAacttttttgtcaaaaaaagaaattgtgCATCATCATTCCTATTTTATCTTTTGGATGTCTTGAAAAATTAAAGACTAAAAAGTTACCTTCTTGAAACAATCCCAGGAGTTTCTGTAGGCCACTTCACCAATATAAGAGCCCGCTCGCTGATTCTGCATGCGGGTCTTGACCAAATCAATAGGATACACCACCGTGGCACCGACAGCTAAGGATGGATGATAtagaataataattaaataggGAAAACCAATCCAGGAATACCAACTTACCGCCTGCAAAGGATCCGAGGGTGAAGCGATAGGAGCTCTCCAGCACCTGAATGAAGGCAGATCGATCGGCAGGACTCTCCACAGCCTTGATTTCCGTGAGGCGGTGAGTGATATGCTTCGTGTAGTGCTCTGGAGCAATGCTGTTCAGGTCGCTGTAGTCAATACGGCTGTGGAatccattaaaaattataattagttaaaatatacatttagGATAGGTATTTTAAAAAGGGTAACTAAGATACACCAACTGGGTTAAGTTCGGGTGGGGTTTCTTTTCGGGTTTGGAAccataaacaattaaaaatgcaaaactcAGGCTGGGAAGGGACGACATCACTTGCCTACTAGGAGTAATCTTTCTCCGGCGCTTCCACCAGCTGGCAGTGGGGAGAATTTGAGTGAGAATTGCGAGTGCAGCGGAGAGAAAAGGAGAAACACGAAGAGAAAAGACACAAACAATGAACGGTTAGAGAAAACACGATCAACACTTAACTGGGCTATATACCCCGCCGTATAATCCAATTCTAGGAGGCACTCATGCACTCAAGACGGACAGTTTTAGGTGCTCAGACGGACCACTAAAGTGTTGCCAACTTTAAACTTGGATTATAACTGGCATTGGAATATAAGATATTACTTTACGTAGTTCCACAAGTGGAGAAAAAAGTTTTAGAGtctaattatttttgttttcatctTAAAAGTTGtgtgaaaaataattacaagCTGATAAAAACTAAATTGTTAAGCTTTGGGATTGAAAAAATGGTTATTCTAGAATTATTTAAAGGTAAGAAAATAGTATCTCTTTAAAATGGAAAGAGTGAATACTATAAACTAGAGCTATCTTGAACAATATAatataatgaaatattaagaaaaaaatatagattttaGGAAATATGGCTACAAAAAAATTAGCTACTTTAGGCAAACAAAAGTTGGCAACACCCAAAACCCAATCAGTTTATGGAGAAGAACTTACCCCGCCTGGTGAACAGCTCCGGCCAAATGGAAGAGGATGTCCACCTCCAGAGGAGTGATCTGGCTTAAGGGCTGGGCGGCCTGCAGGATTTGATCCTTGGTGACCATGTCAGTGCGACTTCCTTGGGTGGCTTGCAGGTAAACCTGCTTAATCAGTTCCATGTTGTTCAGCAGCGAGGTAAATGCCATGAAATACGGGAAGCTCACTTTGTGACCCTCAGTTACCTGAAGTATAACAACTAATTAAATATGGGAAGCTagaaaaaatatcttaaataagTACCGATACAAGGTTGTCCTTGACGTTGGGCGTCAGTAAATGCCGCTTGACCTTAACGATTATGTCCTGGAAGTCCAAGGGGGAGATGAATCCAGTGCCAGCTGGATCCTTGCTGCGGAAAGCCTCCATTGCATGTTCCTCGTGGAAGTCGTGCAGCAGTTGCGTGAACTCAGCATAGTTGATAAGGCGTTGTTTCTTCTACAAATCGAAGATGTAAAGATTAGATTTTGTAATACCTTTGACCCTTCCATGTACTTACATCACCGAAGTAACGCTTAATAAAAGGTCCATCTAAGCTAAAAGGTATCTTTGAGTGCAGATCGGTTTTTTGTACGACATCAGCAAAGTCAGCTGTGAaggatatattattttaatttaaattcgaaTAGTTATGTTTTCAAATAACTAACCATAGGAGACGGTGCCATTTCCCTGACGGTCAAACAGCTGGAAGGCGGTCCTGTAGAGGGCATCGGGGGTGCACAGTAGACCCTCGAAGGCCTGGAATTCCGAAAACGAGATGAGTCCATCCTTGCTCGTATCGGCAATGCCAGCGAACAGGCGCACCGATTCCTGTCcagaaaatacaaaatatggaAAGTTTGAAAAAAGGTTGAAAAGCataaatgttgtttatatttgGATTGGTCGATTACATAAAGTATTGGTAGGAAAAGCAAAGATCTACTGATTCCTAATCCAATTATTTCTGATCCCCaataataattgtttaaaTAGTGAAAGGTTAATCATCGTTTATTGGACATTAGACCGGTAGTCGCTTTTTAATTGATGAGATAAACAGAGgccaataaaagaaactgcccCCACAGACTTCGACACCTGATTGAATCAGTGTTGATTTTGGGGCCACCGGGCACCTACCCGATCAGGTTCAGTGTTCAATGTAGTTCTCAGACCATAAAACTGATAAGGGGAC
This window contains:
- the LOC6505978 gene encoding calcium-binding mitochondrial carrier protein Aralar1 isoform X3, producing MYIQEETPSLLKRASTEKLREVFQKYASIQKNGEHYMTSEDFVRNFLGLFSESAFNDESVRLFAGIADTSKDGLISFSEFQAFEGLLCTPDALYRTAFQLFDRQGNGTVSYADFADVVQKTDLHSKIPFSLDGPFIKRYFGDKKQRLINYAEFTQLLHDFHEEHAMEAFRSKDPAGTGFISPLDFQDIIVKVKRHLLTPNVKDNLVSVTEGHKVSFPYFMAFTSLLNNMELIKQVYLQATQGSRTDMVTKDQILQAAQPLSQITPLEVDILFHLAGAVHQAGRIDYSDLNSIAPEHYTKHITHRLTEIKAVESPADRSAFIQVLESSYRFTLGSFAGAVGATVVYPIDLVKTRMQNQRAGSYIGEVAYRNSWDCFKKVIRHEGFMGLYRGLLPQLMGVAPEKAIKLTVNDLVRDKLTDKKGNIPTWAEVLAGGCAGASQVVFTNPLEIVKIRLQVAGEIASGSKIRAWSVVRELGLFGLYKGARACLLRDVPFSAIYFPTYAHTKAMMADKDGYNHPLTLLAAGAIAGVPAASLVTPADVIKTRLQVVARSGQTTYTGVWDATKKIMAEEGPRAFWKGTAARVFRSSPQFGVTLVTYELLQRLFYVDFGGTQPKGSEGHKITTPLETAAEKVSTEKVDHIGGYRAAVPLLAGVESKFGLYLPRFGRGVATPSTATGS
- the LOC6505978 gene encoding calcium-binding mitochondrial carrier protein Aralar1 isoform X2; amino-acid sequence: MPLNKNSINTPSLLKRASTEKLREVFQKYASIQKNGEHYMTSEDFVRNFLGLFSESAFNDESVRLFAGIADTSKDGLISFSEFQAFEGLLCTPDALYRTAFQLFDRQGNGTVSYADFADVVQKTDLHSKIPFSLDGPFIKRYFGDKKQRLINYAEFTQLLHDFHEEHAMEAFRSKDPAGTGFISPLDFQDIIVKVKRHLLTPNVKDNLVSVTEGHKVSFPYFMAFTSLLNNMELIKQVYLQATQGSRTDMVTKDQILQAAQPLSQITPLEVDILFHLAGAVHQAGRIDYSDLNSIAPEHYTKHITHRLTEIKAVESPADRSAFIQVLESSYRFTLGSFAGAVGATVVYPIDLVKTRMQNQRAGSYIGEVAYRNSWDCFKKVIRHEGFMGLYRGLLPQLMGVAPEKAIKLTVNDLVRDKLTDKKGNIPTWAEVLAGGCAGASQVVFTNPLEIVKIRLQVAGEIASGSKIRAWSVVRELGLFGLYKGARACLLRDVPFSAIYFPTYAHTKAMMADKDGYNHPLTLLAAGAIAGVPAASLVTPADVIKTRLQVVARSGQTTYTGVWDATKKIMAEEGPRAFWKGTAARVFRSSPQFGVTLVTYELLQRLFYVDFGGTQPKGSEGHKITTPLETAAEKVSTEKVDHIGGYRAAVPLLAGVESKFGLYLPRFGRGVATPSTATGS
- the LOC6505978 gene encoding calcium-binding mitochondrial carrier protein Aralar1 isoform X1, whose amino-acid sequence is MPMHIPYPVNWIPVLPAARCQETPSLLKRASTEKLREVFQKYASIQKNGEHYMTSEDFVRNFLGLFSESAFNDESVRLFAGIADTSKDGLISFSEFQAFEGLLCTPDALYRTAFQLFDRQGNGTVSYADFADVVQKTDLHSKIPFSLDGPFIKRYFGDKKQRLINYAEFTQLLHDFHEEHAMEAFRSKDPAGTGFISPLDFQDIIVKVKRHLLTPNVKDNLVSVTEGHKVSFPYFMAFTSLLNNMELIKQVYLQATQGSRTDMVTKDQILQAAQPLSQITPLEVDILFHLAGAVHQAGRIDYSDLNSIAPEHYTKHITHRLTEIKAVESPADRSAFIQVLESSYRFTLGSFAGAVGATVVYPIDLVKTRMQNQRAGSYIGEVAYRNSWDCFKKVIRHEGFMGLYRGLLPQLMGVAPEKAIKLTVNDLVRDKLTDKKGNIPTWAEVLAGGCAGASQVVFTNPLEIVKIRLQVAGEIASGSKIRAWSVVRELGLFGLYKGARACLLRDVPFSAIYFPTYAHTKAMMADKDGYNHPLTLLAAGAIAGVPAASLVTPADVIKTRLQVVARSGQTTYTGVWDATKKIMAEEGPRAFWKGTAARVFRSSPQFGVTLVTYELLQRLFYVDFGGTQPKGSEGHKITTPLETAAEKVSTEKVDHIGGYRAAVPLLAGVESKFGLYLPRFGRGVATPSTATGS